The following proteins are co-located in the Schistocerca nitens isolate TAMUIC-IGC-003100 chromosome 2, iqSchNite1.1, whole genome shotgun sequence genome:
- the LOC126235554 gene encoding SUMO-interacting motif-containing protein 1-like encodes MRYEWANDDGVVHANEECQWTTRGVSETTRGVSETTRGVSETTRGVSETTRGVSETTRGGVRDDEGGVRDDEGGVRDDEGGVRDDEGGVRDDEGGVRDDEGGVRDDEGGVRDDEGGVRDDEGGVRDDEGGVRDDEGGVRDDEGGVRDDEGGVRDDEGGVRDDEGGVRDDEGGVRDDEGGVRDDEGGVRDDEGGVRDDEGGVRDDEGGVRDDEGGVRDDEGGVRDDEGGVRDDEGGVRDDEGGVRDDEGGVRDDEGGVRDDEGGVRDDEGGVRDDEGGVRDDEGGVRDDEGGVRDDEGGVRDDEGGVRDDEGGVRDDEGGVRDDEGGVRDDEGGVRDDEGGVRDDEGGVRDDEGGVRDDEGGVRDDEGVSETTRGVSETTRGVSETTRGVSETTRGVSETTRGVSETTRGVSETTRGVSETTRGVSETTRGVSETTRGVSETTRGVSETTRGVSETTRGVSETTRGVSETTRGVSETTRGVSETTRGVSETTRGVSETTRGVSETTRGVSETTRGVSETTRGVSETTRGVSETTRGVSETTRGVSETTRGVSETTRGVSETTRGGVRDDEGGVRDDDGGVRDDEGGVRDDEGGVRDDEGGVRDDEGGVRDDEGGVRDDEGGVRDDEGGVRDDEGGVRDDEGGVRDDEGGVRDDEGGIRDDELDTGVYIN; translated from the exons ATGAGGTACGAGTGGGCGAACGACGACGGGGTTGTACATGCAAATGAGGAATGTCAGTGG acgacgaggggggtgtccgagacgacgaggggggtgtccgagacgacgaggggggtgtccgagacgacgaggggggtgtccgagacgacgaggggggtgtccgagacgacgagggggggtgtccgagacgacgaggggggtgtccgagacgacgaggggggtgtccgagacgacgaggggggtgtccgagacgacgaggggggtgtccgagacgacgaggggggtgtccgagacgacgaggggggtgtccgagacgacgaggggggtgtccgagacgacgaggggggtgtccgagacgacgaggggggtgtccgagacgacgaggggggtgtccgagacgacgaggggggtgtccgagacgacgaggggggtgtccgagacgacgaggggggtgtccgagacgacgaggggggtgtccgagacgacgaggggggtgtccgagacgacgaggggggtgtccgagacgacgaggggggtgtccgagacgacgaggggggtgtccgagacgacgaggggggtgtccgagacgacgaggggggtgtccgagacgacgaggggggtgtccgagacgacgaggggggtgtccgagacgacgaggggggtgtccgagacgacgaggggggtgtccgagacgacgaggggggtgtccgagacgacgaggggggtgtccgagacgacgaggggggtgtccgagacgacgaggggggtgtccgagacgacgaggggggtgtccgagacgacgaggggggtgtccgagacgacgaggggggtgtccgagacgacgaggggggtgtccgagacgacgaggggggtgtccgagacgacgaggggggtgtccgagacgacgaggggggtgtccgagacgacgaggggggtgtccgagacgacgaggggggtgtccgagacgacgaggggggtgtccgagacgacgaggggggtgtccgagacgacgaggggggtgtccgagacgacgaggggggtgtccgagacgacgaggggggtgtccgagacgacgaggggggtgtccgagacgacgagggggtgtccgagacgacgaggggggtgtccgagacgacgaggggggtgtccgagacgacgaggggggtgtccgagacgacgaggggggtgtccgagacgacgaggggggtgtccgagacgacgaggggggtgtccgagacgacgaggggggtgtccgagacgacgaggggggtgtccgagacgacgaggggggtgtccgagacgacgaggggggtgtccgagacgacgaggggggtgtccgagacgacgaggggggtgtccgagacgacgaggggggtgtccgagacgacgaggggggtgtccgagacgacgaggggggtgtccgagacgacgaggggggtgtccgagacgacgaggggggtgtccgagacgacgaggggggtgtccgagacgacgaggggggtgtccgagacgacgaggggggtgtccgagacgacgaggggggtgtccgagacgacgaggggggtgtccgagacgacgaggggggtgtccgagacgacgaggggggtgtccgagacgacgaggggggtgtccgagacgacgaggggggtgtccgagacgacgaggggggtgtccgagacgacgagggggggtgtccgagacgacgaggggggtgtccgagacgacgatgggggtgtccgagacgacgaggggggtgtccgagacgacgaggggggtgtccgagacgacgaggggggtgtccgagacgacgaggggggtgtccgagacgacgaggggggtgtccgagacgacgaggggggtgtccgagacgacgaggggggtgtccgagacgacgaggggggtgtccgagacgacgaggggggtgtccgagacgacgaggggggtgtccgagacgacgaggggggtatccgagacgACGAACTTGatacaggagtgtatattaattga